In Solanum stenotomum isolate F172 chromosome 6, ASM1918654v1, whole genome shotgun sequence, one DNA window encodes the following:
- the LOC125867115 gene encoding OBERON-like protein, giving the protein MLPPRQQPRPGGLQTSLSLVVSPDACGSPNPQERGSTSDQARDSPSESASSRETWPTSEALMAKKLEKEKENGYAEHSVVRNMSNSDKISLRDIARERVDVIADRMRNLPDEYLEKFKYELRVILEGSGGAQHRNEFQFLQRLVNSRGELTDGILCLTHRTQLEILVAIKTGIQAFLHPSVSLSQASLIDIFLYKRCRNIACGSVLPAEECSCEICSKKNGFCNLCMCAICNKFDFEVNTCRWIGCDLCSHWTHTDCAISNGQIGTGPSVKVGASSAETLFRCHACSRTSELLGWVKDVFQHCAPSWDAEAFVRELDFVRRIFQRSEDARGHKLYWKCEELVEKLKGGVADPMACKVILSFFQDLDDPSKSQDNDEGGRPIAPLEAFGKIADVVQEAIKKMEAVAEEKMRLVKKARLSVEACDQELKDKAREVTMLKMERQKKKQQIDDIESIVRLKQAEAEMFDKKAAEARREAERLQQITLAKTNKSEEDYTNRYLKQRLCEAEAEKQYLIEKMKLQESSRASQSSAGGSDPSQIMYSKIQDLIKNM; this is encoded by the exons ATGCTGCCTCCACGCCAACAACCACGGCCTGGTGGACTTCAGACGTCTTTATCCTTGGTCGTCTCTCCTGATGCCTGTGGATCTCCTAATCCTCAAGAGCGTGGCTCAACCTCTGATCAGGCTCGTGACTCACCATCTGAAAGTGCTAGCTCACGCGAAACTTGGCCAACATCTGAGgctttgatggcgaaaaagctggagaaggagaaagagaatgGCTATGCTGAGCACTCTGTTGTCCGCAATATGTCAAACTCAGACAAAATTTCCCTTCGAGACATTGCCCGAGAAAGAGTTGACGTTATAGCTGACAGGATGCGAAATCTCCCAGATGAGTATCTAGAGAAGTTCAAATATGAACTTCGGGTCATTCTTGAAGGGTCAGGTGGTGCTCAGCACAGAAATGAGTTCCAATTCCTCCAAAGGCTAGTGAATAGTAGGGGTGAGTTGACAGATGGAATCCTGTGTTTAACACACCGCACCCAGCTAGAAATTCTAGTTGCCATCAAGACGGGAATTCAGGCGTTCTTGCATCCCAGTGTCAGTCTCTCTCAAGCTTCTCTCATTGACATTTTCTTGTATAAGAGGTGCAGAAACATAGCATGTGGTAGTGTGCTACCAGCAGAGGAATGTAGCTGCGAAATTTGCTCGAAGAAAAATGGTTTCTGCAACCTTTGCATGTGTGCTATTTGTAAcaagtttgattttgaggtcAACACTTGCAGATGGATTGGTTGTGATCTCTGTTCTCATTGGACACATACAGATTGTGCCATTAGCAATGGGCAGATTGGAACAGGCCCTTCTGTTAAGGTTGGAGCTAGCTCAGCCGAGACGCTCTTCAGATGCCATGCTTGCAGTAGGACATCTGAGTTATTAGGTTGGGTTAAAGATGTGTTCCAGCACTGTGCTCCAAGTTGGGATGCGGAAGCTTTTGTTAGAGAGCTCGACTTCGTCAGGAGAATTTTCCAGAGAAGTGAGGATGCCAGAGGCCATAAGTTATATTGGAAATGCGAGGAACTCGTTGAAAAGCTGAAAGGTGGTGTTGCAGATCCTATGGCTTGTAAAGTGATCTTATCCTTTTTCCAAG ATCTTGATGATCCTTCAAAGAGTCAAGACAATGACGAAGGTGGTCGGCCCATAGCTCCACTAGAAGCATTCGGCAAGATTGCAGATGTAGTACAGGAAGCCATCAAAAAAATGGAAGCTGTAGCGGAGGAAAAGATGCGGTTGGTTAAGAAAGCACGGTTATCTGTCGAAGCATGTGATCAGGAGCTCAAGGATAAAGCTCGGGAAGTGACCATGCTGAAAATGGAAAGGCAGAAGAAGAAGCAACAAATCGATGATATTGAAAGCATCGTAAGGCTTAAGCAGGCAGAAGCtgaaatgtttgacaaaaaggCGGCTGAAGCTAGACGAGAAGCTGAGAGACTGCAACAAATTACACTCGCCAAGACAAACAAGTCGGAAGAGGACTACACTAACAGGTATCTGAAACAGCGATTATGCGAGGCTGAGGCAGAGAAGCAGTACTTAATCGAGAAGATGAAGCTTCAGGAAAGTTCACGAGCGTCACAGAGCAGCGCCGGAGGAAGTGACCCTTCCCAGATTATGTACAGCAAAATCCAAGATTTGATCAAGAATATGTAG